In a genomic window of Streptomyces roseoviridis:
- a CDS encoding TetR/AcrR family transcriptional regulator, which yields MSAAEETPGGEDMPWGEVTPEAARRLLVAAVEAFAERGYHATTTRDIAGRAGMSPAALYIHYKTKEELLHRISRIGHDRALEILRAAADGDGTAAERLGEAVRSFVRWHAERHTTARVVQYELDALGPEHRTEIVALRRESDATVRRIINEGVAAGEFDVPDVAGTTVAVLSLCIDVSRWFNAQGRRTPDEVGALYADLVLRMVGAQKK from the coding sequence ATGAGCGCGGCGGAGGAGACGCCCGGCGGCGAGGACATGCCGTGGGGCGAGGTCACGCCCGAGGCCGCCCGGCGCCTGCTGGTCGCGGCCGTCGAGGCGTTCGCCGAGCGCGGCTACCACGCCACCACCACCCGGGACATCGCGGGCCGGGCCGGCATGAGCCCGGCCGCGCTCTACATCCACTACAAGACCAAGGAAGAGCTGCTCCACCGGATCAGCCGGATCGGGCACGACAGGGCCCTGGAGATCCTGCGGGCCGCCGCCGACGGCGACGGCACGGCCGCCGAGCGGCTGGGCGAGGCCGTACGGTCCTTCGTCCGCTGGCACGCCGAGCGGCACACCACCGCCCGGGTCGTGCAGTACGAGCTCGACGCCCTCGGACCCGAGCACCGCACCGAGATCGTGGCGCTGCGCCGCGAGTCGGACGCCACCGTGCGGCGGATCATCAACGAAGGAGTGGCCGCCGGGGAGTTCGACGTCCCCGACGTGGCCGGCACCACGGTCGCCGTGCTCTCCCTCTGCATCGACGTCTCGCGGTGGTTCAACGCCCAGGGCCGCCGCACGCCCGACGAGGTCGGCGCGCTCTACGCCGACCTCGTGCTCAGGATGGTCGGCGCTCAGAAGAAGTAG
- a CDS encoding MaoC family dehydratase gives MAEPRIFTSAEELRAGVGEQLGHSDWLEIEQKRIDQFADATGDHQWIHVDPERAAAGPFGRTIAHGYLTLSLLPVLVPQIMRVEGMKMGLNYGTNKVRFPSPVPVGSRLRATAVLTEVTEAGGGVQVTATVTVEREGGDKPVCVAESVSRYFF, from the coding sequence ATGGCCGAGCCGAGGATCTTCACCTCCGCCGAGGAGCTCCGCGCCGGGGTCGGCGAGCAGTTGGGGCACAGCGACTGGCTGGAGATCGAGCAGAAGCGGATCGACCAGTTCGCCGACGCCACCGGCGACCACCAGTGGATCCACGTCGACCCGGAGCGCGCGGCGGCCGGCCCGTTCGGGAGGACGATCGCGCACGGCTACCTGACGCTGTCCCTGCTGCCCGTCCTGGTCCCGCAGATCATGCGGGTCGAGGGCATGAAGATGGGCCTCAACTACGGCACCAACAAGGTCCGTTTCCCCTCCCCCGTGCCGGTCGGCTCGCGGCTGCGCGCGACGGCGGTGCTGACCGAGGTCACGGAGGCCGGCGGCGGGGTGCAGGTGACGGCGACGGTGACCGTGGAGCGCGAGGGCGGCGACAAGCCGGTCTGCGTCGCCGAGTCGGTCTCCCGCTACTTCTTCTGA
- the soxR gene encoding redox-sensitive transcriptional activator SoxR: MPQIPEKIHELTVGQLSARSGAAVSALHFYETKGLIHSRRTSGNQRRYSRDTLRRVAFIRAAQRVGIPLATIRDALAELPEERTPTNEDWARLSAAWRTELDERIKQLGRLRDHLTDCIGCGCLSLENCVLSNPDDVFGERLTGSRLMPERKEA; the protein is encoded by the coding sequence GTGCCGCAGATTCCCGAGAAGATCCACGAGCTCACCGTCGGCCAGCTCTCCGCGCGCAGCGGGGCGGCCGTCTCGGCCCTGCACTTCTACGAGACCAAGGGCCTGATCCACAGCCGCCGCACCAGCGGCAACCAGCGCCGCTACAGCCGTGACACGCTGCGCCGGGTCGCCTTCATCCGCGCCGCCCAGCGGGTCGGCATCCCGCTCGCCACCATCCGCGACGCCCTCGCCGAACTCCCCGAGGAACGCACCCCGACCAACGAGGACTGGGCACGCCTCTCGGCCGCCTGGCGCACCGAGCTCGACGAGCGGATCAAGCAGCTCGGCCGGCTGCGCGACCATCTGACGGACTGCATCGGCTGCGGCTGTCTGTCGCTGGAGAACTGCGTGCTGTCCAACCCGGACGACGTGTTCGGCGAACGCCTCACCGGTTCCCGCCTGATGCCGGAGCGCAAGGAGGCGTAG